One Methylocystis iwaonis genomic window, CGCACGGATCAGCGCTTCGAAGAAAGCGCCGCGCTTGCGCACGACGATGAGAATATCGCGCGGCTCGACGCGCCGCGCCGTCTTGTTCTCGTGCACGCACTCGCCGCTCTCGGGCGCCAAAAGAGCGCGAATTTTTTTCGCGATTCTGCGCGCGAGACGTTCGGGCGGATCGCTCGATGTGGCGTAATCGAGCGGCAGGCGCCAGTCCTCGGGCTCCTCCTTGCCGGATGGGCCGATCGGCTTCCAGATCTCGACCAGCGCCGGAAGGTGGCTTTTCGCCGCCTCATGTTTAAGTGGCGGCTTGTCCGGATCGGAGTCGCAAGTTAAGCCGACGTCATTATCCGCAAAGTTGAACACGTCGTCGACGGCGGCGAGGACGCCTGGCGCCGAGCGGAAGGATTCAACGAGCCGCACATATTCGAAATGCTGTTCGACAGCGAGAAAGCCACGCTCGAAGCTGCGCCGCATGGCGTCGAATTTCTCCGGCGCCGCGCCCTGGAAGGAGAAGATCGACTGCTTGTCGTCGCCGACGGCGAAGAAGCTTCGGGCCAAGCGCCTCGCGCCGACGCCCGCGCAAAATTCCTTGGCGATCGCCGTGAGAATGTCCCATTGCCGCGCGCTCGTATCCTGCGCCTCGTCGAGCAGAATGTGATCGATTTGCGAGTCGAGCTTGTAGAGCACCCAGGAGGGATTCGAGCGATTGAGCAGGCGCCGCGCGCTTTCGATGAGATCGTCGTAATCGAGAAGATTGCGGTAGCGCTTCGAGCGCTCATATTCGGCGATGATCGCGTCGCCGAGGAGCGCGAGCGCCAAGGAGCGCGCGACCACCGCCGCCGCTTTGCGTTTTTCGATGAGCAGTCCGAGCCGATCGCGCTCCGCCTCCAACTGCTCCAACAGGCCCGGCGCGCGCTTCTGCAATCCGCTCGTGATGATCTTTGTCTTTTCGCCGCCGCGCGGCGTTCCTTTATCGGTGTAGAAGACAGAGACATAACTATCGGCGCGCTCAGTGGGCGACGTCAGCGCCATTGCTCGCTTGAGATGTTCGGCGAGCTTCTTGTCGTTGGCCGAACCGAGTTGCAGCAACGCCAATAGCTCGGGCCATGTCTCAAAGCCCTCGACCATCTCCGCTTCGATTAGCGCGAGCGTCTCGTCCTCATCGAGACCCAGACGGCGCCGCAGGCGACGCGAATAATCTTCTCGATCGAAAGCCTGCGCCAGCGCGTCGCGCTTGGTGAGCAGCTCGTTGCAGAGATCGTCGAAGCCATTCTCCGTCGTCTCCTGCGCGACGAGCGTCAGCGCGTCGTGCAAGTCGCACTCGCTCTGCATTGCTTCTTGGATCGCGCGCAGCTTCGAGGTCTGCAAAAGCTCGGCGCGCGCCATATCGTCGAGCACGCTGAAGCCCGCCGGCGCATTGGCCTCAAGCGGAAAAATATGCAGCAGCTTTTCGCAGAAGGCGTGGATCGTCTGGATTTTCAACCCGCCCGGCGTCTCCACCGCGCGGGCGAACAGGCGGCGCGCGAAATCAAGCTGCGCCGGCGTCGGCGCTCCCGCGCCCATCTCCTCGATTTCTCGGGCGAGCGTTTCGTCATCGAGCAAGGCCCATTGCGCCAGCCTGTCGAAAATACGCGTCGACATATTGGCTGCAGCGGCCTTGGTGAAGGTCAGGCACAGGATCTGCGAAGGGCGCACGCCTTCGAGCAGCAAACGCAACACGCGTTGCGTGAGCACATAGGTTTTGCCAGAGCCCGCATGGGCCGACACCCATGCCGACACGCGCGGATCGGAGGCCTTATGCTGGGCGCGAACGGTCATCGAGACGAAGACGCGGTCGCTCATGCGCCCTCTCCGCCGCCGCGCGACCATTCCTTCACGCGCGCGAGATGATCATAATCGCCTTCATGCGCAACGAGCGCCACAAAGGGGCGCGACGGATAGGGCGTCTCGGGGTTGCGATATTGCGAGAGCATCTTCACGAGTTCTTGCGCGTGCTTCGCTACCACCTCTTCGAAAGAGGCGCCGTCGAATTTCAAAGCCTGCGTCTTGCCGCCGTCCTTCAGCCCCACATAAGCGGCGCCAGAGACGACATGCGCGCCAATCTCCTTGAACGCGCCCGCCTCAACCATCGCCGCTTCGAGGGTGAGCTGCGGCGCGAAACCCGCCTGCACCTGCTTCATGCTCGGCGGCTTGCCGGTCTTGTAGTCGAAGACGCAGGCTCTCTTATCGGGCCCGATCTCGATGCGGTCCGCCTTCGCCGTCAGCGTGAAACTCGAACCGTCGATCAGCGGAAGCGCCCAGGACGCCGATTTCTCTATGAAGATGACGCCACCTTCCTCGCGCCTTTGCGTTTCGAAGTCGAGGGCGTGATCGAGCCCGGCCATGAGCCTCGGCCAGACAAAGGTCTCGAAGGCCGGATCGGAAAGGAATTCCTTCAAACACGCGCGTGCGATCCCCTGGAGCTCCTCACGCGCTGTCGGCGGCAAGGGGCCGCTCGGGTGACTCGTCACGAAGGTTTCGAGCGTTTCGTGGATCGCCGTGCCGATCTCACGCGGGCCGATTTCCACGCCCAGCGGATCGAGCGGTTTCAACCTCAGAATATGCTCGGCGAAAATGGCGTAAGGGTCGCGCCGCAAGACTTCGATGCGCGTGACGCTGAGGCTCTTCGGCCGCAGCTCGATTGGCGGCCGCGGCGCCGGCCGCGATAGCGCCGTGGCCTCATCCACGCCTGGCTGATCGAGCGCAGTTGCGAGCGCGAGCATTTTTGCGCCGCGCGCGCGACAGGCGTCGATCGCTTCGCCAGCGAGCGCTTCGAGGCGCGTGAGGAAGCGGGACGCAACGGTCGGCGAGCCATCGCGTTTGGCGGCGCGGCTGAGCACGACGCGTGTCGCGCCGAGCCCCATCATGAAGTCATGCGCGCTCTGCCCGATGCGTCGTTCGGGCGGCGAGAGCCCGAGCTGTGCGCGCATCGAACGATTCAGAAAGGCCCCCGTTTCCGTTTGCGGCGGCCAAATGCTTTCGTCCAGTCCCGCAAGCAGCATGAGGTCGGCGTCGATGAGGCGCGCTTCCAGAGGACCGAGAATTTTCAAGCGCGGATGCGCGCGCCGCGGCCCGCGCAAAGTTGTTTCGAAGGCGATGCGATCGAAGAGCGCCGCATAGGCCGAGGCGGTGAAGCCCGACGGCGCATCGGCGCGCGCGAGTCGCTCGAAAAGATCGAAGAGCGCTACCGCCCCTTCGTCATCACTCTCCTCGGCCCCTTGCGCGATCGCCTCGAAGGCCGCGCGATGGGCGCGTGCGAAAGCCCGCAAATCCTGTGCGTCGCGCAAGGCGAGAAGCGGCGCCAAGGCTGCTTCCATATCTTGCAAAAGCGACTCGATCTGCGCCCATTGTGCGGCGTCGATGCGGCGCGCCGCAGGATGCGCGCGCCAATCGCCCGCCGCCCGCTGCGCTTCCGCCGCCCGTTGCGCATAACCAGCCGCGCTTGCCGGCAAACCCCGCAGCGCGCCGATCTCGACGCGCGGCGCCAGCGCCGCAATCTCTTCCCGCGTGTGACCAAGACGCGTGAGCGGATGCGCAAGCAGCGACGCGATGGCGATGGCGTCGAGCCCCGTCGCGCCGATCCCGGCCAGCTCCCGCGCCAGCGCGCCCGCTTGCGTCGAGGCGAGCGACGCGCCGCCGGAATCGTCGATCTCGATCTCGAAGCGCCGCAACTCGGCGGCGACGCGCCGCGCGATTGTGCGGTCGGGCGTAACGAGGGCGGCGGTTTGGCCGGGCGTCTCCAGCGCCTCGCGCAGGAACAAGGCAAGCGCGAGCGCCTCGGCCTGCTCGTCGGGCGCTTCCAGCAGGGCGACGCCGTCGAGCGCGGCATCGAAACTAGCGCTGTGAGCGCTTCGGAAATCGCGCCACACGGCCGTCGCATCCGCCGGCAACATCGCTTGCGAGACGAGCCGGCGCCGCTCGGCGCGCATATCGGATGTCGATAGCTCGCGCACGTCTTCGCGCGTCAATTGCATCACGCCGAGCAGGCGCTTCAGCATGGTCTGCGGATGGGTGAACGCAGGCTCGCCGTCGCCCTCCCCCACTTGCGCCCAGGCGGCGTCGCTCATGTCGAGACCGAGGCCCGGCAACACCACGGCGCCATTGTCGCGCGCGGCGATGGCGGAGAGCAGTCGCGCCGTCGTCGGCTGCGCGCCGGTCGAACCGATGGCGATCACCGGCGCGTGATCCTGGCTTTCCGAGAGCTTCGCGATCTGCGCTTCGATCAGGCGCTTCTGACGCGCCGAGGCGTCGATGCGGCCCATCTCCTGCAGCATCTGCGGCCATTGCTGCAAGGCGATGCGCAGGAAGGTCGTGGTGATCGACCAATAGGGATCGAAGGCGCTGTCGTCGATTGCTCGATCTATGGCGTCAGCAGGAATGTCCTCGATGATGAATTCGTCGATCAGCGCGCTGAGGTCCGCTGCAAGCGCATAGGCGCCGGCGGGCGAGGAGGCGACGAGAAAAGGCTCGCTTTCGTCGTAGATGAAGTCGCCCTGCCCATCCGCTGAAACGATGGCGGCGCCGACCGCCTCGGACCATTTCACGATGAGCTGCGCCAGCAGAAGACGCCGCTCCAGCTCCTCGATTTGCGGCAGCGCGGCGGCGTCGAAATCATCCGAGAAATCGCCAAAGAGCGCGGTTGTCTCGCGCTCCTCCAATCCGCCGAGCGGCAAGATGCGCGGCAAGAGCGTTGCGCCTTTGTCGAAGGCGCGGGCGAATTGCGTGCGAAGGGCACGCGCCGCGCGTTGCGTCGGCACATAGATCGTCGTTCGCGCCATGGCGAGCGGCGGCGTCTCGCGCGAAAGCCCGGAGACGATCTCGCCTGCAAGAAAGGCCTCGACGAAGGTTTCGAGAAACGGCGCGCCCGGCGCAATGGTGAAGACGTTGCGCCTGACGCCCAAGCTTATCTCCCTTGCGCGTGGATCGCTTTCTCGGCCTCGGCGATCGCCGCGACCGTGCCGACGTGAAGCCAGAGTCCCGTGGAGACGACGCCGAAAAGGCGCCCTCTTTCGGCCGCCGAAAAAAAGAAAGGCGCGAGCTTGAAGACGTCGCTGGACTCTTGCGCGAAAAGCTGCGGCTTGATCAGGCCAACGCCGGAATAGACATAGGGCTTGGGCCCGGCGCGGCGGATGATGCGGCCTTCGTGAGAAAGATCGAAGTCGCCATCCCAATCGACGCCGACGCTGCCCTGCGTCGGCGCAAGCAACAGCGCCGCATCCATGTCGTCGGCGTTCCAAGCTTGCGCGAGCGCGATCAGATTGGGCTGCGGCGCGTCGAACCAGAAAGCATCCGTGTTGCAGATGAAGAACGGGTCTTCGCCGATGAGCGACAAAACCTTCTTGATGCCGCCGCCCTGATCGAGCAGCACAGCGCGTTCGTCGGAAATCACGATGCGCGGCTCGCGCCGGTCGGTAAGATGCGCTTCGATCTGATCGGCGAGATGATGCACGTTCACGATTGCCGTCTCGACGCCTGCGCGCGCGAGATCATCCAGCGCGCGGTCGATCAGCGTGCGGCCGGCGACTGTGACCAGCGGCTTGGGAGTCTGATCGGTGAGAGGCCGCATGCGCGTGCCGAGCCCCGCCGCGAAGACCATGGCGGTCTTCGGCATGGCGACGCGCTCAGCCATCACTGAAGAGTCCTGGCAGATTGGCTTCATACCAGGCGTTTATCTCAGCCAGAGCCGGGTGTCGCAAGCTCTTCTTCAGATAGGCTTCCACCCGCGGCATATGCGCCAGATATTGCGGCTTGCCGTCGCGCTGGTTGAGGCGCGCGAAGATGCCGAGCACCTTGGTCGCGCGCTGGGCCGCGAGCGTCATATAGGCCTTGGCGAAGGCCGCCATGTCGAAGGTCTCATCTGCGTCGCGACGCAGCTTGGCGTAATGGGCGAGAAGCCTCACCTCGAGCTGGTCGGGCACAGTGACGCGCGCGTCCTGGCCAAGGGAGGCCATGTCGTAAGCAGGGTGGCCGAGCACGCAATCCTGGAAGTCGATGACGCCGACGCGCTTGATCCCCTCGCGGCCGTCGAGCCAGATGAGATTGGGCGAATGATAATCGCGCAGCGTCCATGTCGGCTGAGCGCTGGCGATCTCCAGCAGCGCCTGACGCCAGAGATTGGCGAAGATCGCGCGCGCGCCGGAGGCGACGCTCGCCTTTTTATGGGCGACATACCATTCGAGCAGCAGGTCCACCTCGACCAGCAGCGCATCCATATCGTAGGGCGGAATGTGATAATTGCCCGCGCCATCGACCGGCAGCGTATCCGGCAGCTTCTGCGAATGAAGATGGGCGAGCGCGCCGGCCGCTTCGAGATAGCGCTCGTGGATCGGCCCATTCTCGTCGACGACGCCTTCGCGGCCGAGGTCTTCGACGATGAGCAGACCGGCGGCGATGTCCTCGCCATAGATTTCCGGCGCCGAGAGGCCATGCGCGCGAAGCCCATTCGCCATGGCCACGAATGGCTTCACATTCTCGGCGAGCCGCGCGATGGCGCTGTAGGATTTGCCGTAGCGGATCGGCGGACCGTCGGGGCGCGGCGGCGAGATCATCAGGATCGCGCGCTGGCCCTCGGGCTTTTCCAAAGTCTCATAGGCGCGCGTCGAGGCGTCGCCCATCAGGAAGCTACGTTTGACGTCGCTCCATCCCTCGCGACGCAGAAACTCGCGCAGCGCCTTGAAGGAGGCGAGCCGTTGCGCGAAGGCGCCATGGCCGGAGATGGTGACGCGGCGGGCGTCGCGATTATCGACGTCGGCGAAGCTCAGACGAACGTCGAGGCGGTCTGGCGGAAGAACCTCGGGCGCGCGCTCGGCCCATTCCACGAGGACGATGGCGTCCTCCACCGCTTCTTCCCAGCCGAGGCCGGAAAGCTCCGAAGAGGAGTCGATGCGGTAGAAATCGGCGTGAACGATTCGAACTTGATCGCTCTCGTAGACCTGCATGAGCGTGAAGGTCGGGCTTGGCGCCTCCACCGCCGGGTCTTCCATCAGCTTGCGGATGAGCGCGCGGGCGAAGGTCGTTTTACCCGCGCCGAGGTCGCCGGCGAGCGTCACGGTGTCGCCACTTTCGAGCAGCGACGCGAGATCCTGCGCGAGGGCGGCCGTCGCCGCCTCGTCCCTGACTTCCACGCGCCAGACGGTTTTCCCTGCCGCTTCGTCCGTCACTCGGCGCCTCCTTCATGCGCGATCAGTCGCGCTTCTTCTTCGGCCGCAAGAGCCGGAAAGACGCAAGTGACGGTCGTCCCCTCTCCCGGCGCCGTGTCGATGAACACTTTCCCGCCGTGAAGCTCGACGAAGGCGCGCACGATGGAGAGGCCCAGGCCGACGCCGCGATGGCGCGAGCCGGCGGTATGCGACTCGAAACGCTCGAAGACGCGCTCCAGAACCTCCGCCGGAATGCCGCGGCCGTGGTCAGTGACCTTGAACACGACCTCATCGCCGCGGCGCAGGGCGGCGAGCGTCACGGTCTGGCCAGGGCGAGAGAAGCCGATGGCGTTGGACAGCAGATTGAAGAGCACCTGCCGCACGCGCTTGGCGTCGCCCCGGAACGTGCCGATGTCGTCCATGGCAATGATTTGCACGTCGATCGAATTCTCAGCGAGGCGATCCTGAACGCCTTCGATGGCGGCGCCCATGGTGGCGCGCACATCGACGTCGGAGAGTTCCAGCTCCATCGCGTCTTCGTCGATCGTGGCAAGATCGAGAATATCGTCGATGATCGCGAGCAGCGCGGCCGACGACTTGCTGACATAACCAAGATATTCCATCTGGCGCGGATTGAGCGGTCCGGTCGACTCCTCGCCCAAGAGGTGAACGAATCCGTTGATGTTATTGAGCGGTGACCGCAGCTCATAGCTGACGTGATGGATGAAGTCGTTGCGCAGCTTCTCGGCCGCGACCAGCGCGGTGTTGCGGTCGGTGAGCGCGCGCTCGACGTTCACGTCCGCCGTTACGTCGACGAAGGTCAAGAGCGCCGCGCCTTCGAGCAGAGATTGCGCCGTGCAATCCAGCACCATGCCGTCGCTGCGCTCGATGCGCCGCGTGAAGCCTTCGCGCATATCGTTGAAGCTCGTCACAAAGCCCTTCAGCGCCGCCCAGGTGTCGTCATTATCGTGCAGCGTCTTGCACTGCGTCACGATCGCCTCGAAGCGTGGCTTTTTGGCGAGCACGTCGGGATCGAGCCGCCAGAGTTCCGCGAAGGCCGGGTTGCAGAAGCTCAGACGCCCATCGGCGCCGAACACCGCGACGCCCTCGTGCAGCGTCTCCAGCGTCTCGCTTTGCGTGCGATTGAGCGCATTGAAACGCGTTTCGAGATCATAGGCTTTGGTTGTGTCGTCGTAGAGGTAAGTGACGCCGCCCTGCGTGTTGGGATGCGCGACAACCTCGAGGATGCGCCCGTCCGGCAGATGCCAGGTATGGCGAACGGGCTCCGGAGAACGATAGGCTTCGAACAGCCGCTCCTTCCAGGCCTTATAGTCGGATTCGACCGGCATGCGCTCGCCGGCGCGCAGGCGATCGAGAATTTCGCCGTCGGTCGGCTTGTGGTCGAGGAAGCGCGGTTCGAGCTGCCAGAGCTTGGCGTAGGCGTCATTGTGATAGACGAGCCGCCGCCCGCGATCGAAGATCGCGACCGCCGTCGGCAGTTGATCGAGCGTGCGCACATGCGATTGCATCTGCTGCTGGAGATCGGCGCGCACCGTCTCCACCTCGTGCTGGTCTATGGCGATCGAGGCCGCCATGGGCCCCGCCGCCTGCGTCACATCGAGCATATGACGGGCGCCCGCAACGACCGCCGGCACGCGCGCGCGCCACGCCACGCCCTTGGCGATCGCCTTCGCGGCTTCCGATCGGGCGGACTGATCCAGAAGCTCCAGGCCGCGCGCAATGGCGTCGGCGGGATCTTTCGCCTCGACGGCGGATGCGTAAGCGCTGTTGACGAAAGCGAGCCGGCCGTCGGCGTCGCGCGCCCAGACGGGGGTCGGCGAGGCTTCCAACAGCGCATGCAGGCCGGAAAGCTCCTTTTGCGTTTCGGCGTAACGCTCGCGCAGGCCGATGAGCTCCAGCCGGTCGCCCGAGACTTCGCGAATGCGCAATACGGCGCTGCCGCCGACCGCGCGGCCGTCTGCATCGAAATGCCGGCCGACCGCGCCCGCGAGCTGCAGGCGGAAGGACTCGCCGCTGTTGCGGAGGCGCTCGACGGCGGCTTCGAGGTCTTGCGCGCCCTTCGGAGCCAGCCAGCTCCCGAAGGAGAGGATGCGCCGCGGCGAAATCGCCGCATCGGATGGGAGCAGCGTCGACGCGCTGACGTCGGGCTCGCTGTCCGGGGTCGTCCAGGCGATGAAGACCTGCGGCTCGCTCGCCATGAAGGTCTTTATGCGATCGAGCCGCGCGCGCGCGTCTTCGAGCTCCTCCAGCAGCTCGGTCTCGCGCCGGCGCCAGCCGTTACGCTCGCCGATATGGGCGATGGCCACCACGGCGGAAAACAGGGCGAGCCCGCCGCTGAGGGCGAAACTGACGACATTCGAGTCGAAAGGAATATCCGCAACGAGCGCCTGCGCGAGCGCCGGCGTCGCGAAAAGCGCGGCGAGCGCCGTAGCGCCATTCGCAACAGCGCAACGCAAACCACCTGCCCCGGCATATTGAAGCTTCTGAGAATTCGTTTGGCGGCGCCGCGTCATGAAGGACAGAATTCCTTTCGCGCGCAAACCGGCTCTGGCGTCATGAGACCAAGCTCCAAGAGATCATCGGGGTGCTCATCACATCAACGCCGCGGGACCGCACAGGTTGCGCAATTTCCCGCCAGGACGCGCGCGCGGACTCCCATCGCCCCCAGGGTGAGGGCGGCAACACATTCGGCCCGGCTGTTACGCTGCGCCGACGACGCTCGATACGAATCGCCTCAATCTAAAACGCGATGAGCCAAAACGGAATCCGATTTCTATTAGAAATTGACTAAAAAATGCGGCCCCGCTCCATGGAGGGGGGCCGCAAGGCATGGGAAACGAAAGCTGGCGGCGGGCCGGGCGGGATTTCTGGCCAAACCCCGCCCGTAAACGCCGGGCTCAGTAGCGGTAGTGATCCGGCTTGAACGGGCCGTTCACCGGCAGGTTGAGATAGGTCGCCTGCTGATCGGTCATCTTGGTGAGCTTCACGCCGATCTTGTCGAGGTGGAGGGCCGCGACCTTCTCGTCGAGATGCTTGGGCAGCGTGTAGACGCCCGTCGGATACTGACCCTGCTTCGTGTAGAGCTCGATCTGCGCCAGCGTCTGATTGGTGAAGGACGCGGACATCACGAAGGACGGATGGCCCGTCGCGTTGCCGAGGTTCACGAGGCGGCCTTCCGAGAGCAGGATGATGCGCTTGCCGTCCTGGAACTCGATCTCATCGACCTGCGGCTTCACATTGTGCCACTTGAGATTGCGCAGGCCGGCGACCTGGATCTCCGAGTCGAAGTGGCCGATGTTGCAGACGATGGCGCGGTCCTTCATGGCGCGCATGTGCTCGATGGTGATGACGTCGACATTGCCCGTCGCCGTGCAGAAGAGGTCGGCGCGCGGCGCCGCGTCTTCCATCGTCGTGACCTCATAGCCTTCCATCGCCGCCTGCAGGGCGCAGATCGGATCGATTTCGGTCACGAGCACGCGGCAACCGGCGTTGCGCAGCGAGGCGGCCGAGCCCTTGCCCACATCGCCGAAGCCCGCGACGCAAGCGACTTTGCCGGCCATCATCACGTCCGTGCCGCGGCGGATGCCGTCGACGAGCGACTCGCGGCAGCCGTAGAGATTGTCGAACTTGGACTTGGTGACAGAGTCGTTGACGTTGATCGCCGGCCAGAGGAGCTTGCCCTCCTTGTGCATGACATAGAGGCGATGCACGCCGGTGGTCGTCTCTTCGGTGACGCCCTTGATCGTCTCCGCGTTGCGCTTGTACCAGCCTGGATTGGCCTTCAGGCGCTTCTTGATGGCGGCGAAGAGGACTTCCTCTTCTTCATTGGTCGCCTTGTCGAGGAAAGCGGTGTCGCCGCCCTCGGCGCGCAGGCCGAGATGGATGAGGAGCGTGGCGTCGCCGCCGTCGTCCAGGATCATGTTCGGGCAGCCGCCGTCGGCCCATTCGAAGATCTTGTGGGTGTAGTCCCAATAGTCTTCGAGGCTCTCGCCCTTGCGCGCGAAGACCGGCGTGCCGGTGGCGGCGATGGCTGCGGCGGCGTGGTCCTGCGTCGAATAAATGTTGCAGGAGGCCCAGCGCACGTCGGCGCCGAGCGCCTTCAGCGTCTCGATCAGCACGGCCGTCTGAATGGTCATATGCAGCGAGCCGGCGATGCGGGCGCCCTTCAGCGGCAGCGACGCGCCATATTCGGCGCGCGTCGCCATCAGGCCCGGCATTTCGGTCTCGGCGATGTTGATTTCCTTGCGGCCCCAATCGGCCAGCGAAATGTCGGTGACGGCGTAGTCATTGAAATGAGCGGTCATGCGAATCCTCTGCTCGCGAAGGCCGGCGCCCCGGCGTTGAGCGCCTATAGCAAAGGCGGAAGGTGAAGGCAATAAAGATATAAAGATTTGTTTATGTGATGACCGTCGCTCCCTATTCAATGCCCTCACGCCGCTGGAGCGCGCGCTCATCCCCGCCCGAGTTTCGTAAGAACTCCTTCAAGGCCAATTGCATCAACAGCCGAACGATCGCCACGGACAGCGGCTCATTCGCCACAGCCGCCAGGGACAGACGCATCGCCTTCGCGAGTTCCTGCTGGATCATAAGCTCGTCTTGCGCCTGATCGGAATTGTCGTTGTCGGGCAGCATTTTAGGAGACTCCCTGAGCTTCCCGAACGCACGGAAATTTAGGTAGTTCCCACTAGGAAAAATTACGGCAGAGGCCCGAAGATTTACGCGGCGCGATCACTCATGCGCGAATTCGACGCTCAACGCCGTGCCCGCGCCGGGGGCGACTTCAAGTGAGCCGCCGAGCTGG contains:
- the addA gene encoding double-strand break repair helicase AddA, with amino-acid sequence MSDRVFVSMTVRAQHKASDPRVSAWVSAHAGSGKTYVLTQRVLRLLLEGVRPSQILCLTFTKAAAANMSTRIFDRLAQWALLDDETLAREIEEMGAGAPTPAQLDFARRLFARAVETPGGLKIQTIHAFCEKLLHIFPLEANAPAGFSVLDDMARAELLQTSKLRAIQEAMQSECDLHDALTLVAQETTENGFDDLCNELLTKRDALAQAFDREDYSRRLRRRLGLDEDETLALIEAEMVEGFETWPELLALLQLGSANDKKLAEHLKRAMALTSPTERADSYVSVFYTDKGTPRGGEKTKIITSGLQKRAPGLLEQLEAERDRLGLLIEKRKAAAVVARSLALALLGDAIIAEYERSKRYRNLLDYDDLIESARRLLNRSNPSWVLYKLDSQIDHILLDEAQDTSARQWDILTAIAKEFCAGVGARRLARSFFAVGDDKQSIFSFQGAAPEKFDAMRRSFERGFLAVEQHFEYVRLVESFRSAPGVLAAVDDVFNFADNDVGLTCDSDPDKPPLKHEAAKSHLPALVEIWKPIGPSGKEEPEDWRLPLDYATSSDPPERLARRIAKKIRALLAPESGECVHENKTARRVEPRDILIVVRKRGAFFEALIRALKSENVPVAGADRLDLGAHIAVNDLVALGRVVLLPQDDLTLATVLKSPIFGFDDDDLIKLAPPRPASLFDALAQAEDETYRAAARLIESWRRDAFALVPFEFYAKILGPGEGRRRVVARLGPEANDAIDEFLRLALSFEREESPSLVSFLAMVERLDLSIKRDMEAAGAAVRVMTAHAAKGLEAKIVFLPDTCGAPSGKHDPKLFTLGDEDALSLVWSRGKDSDPAAITAAREAHREAERAEHRRLLYVAMTRAEERLYIAGYHGEKGPADGCWHKMIVDALKESCKERDDPDAPDGYILSRGDVQLRHDLACGDAVFSSIEIPSFARAPAPRESAPMPPLRPSSALAGADALGDLYGVAPRKSDAARILIGRLTHALLQHLPECPQARREEAAKRFIDLRGATLDDATRAQIVEAAMAVVSDPRLAQLFGSRSAAEVDIVSALAEGHVVSGRIDRLAETDDELLIADFKTSRPREALDATQLRQLALYRAALAPLYPQKKARCFIIWTETASVVEADDAALDAALALALKNG
- the addB gene encoding double-strand break repair protein AddB, with amino-acid sequence MGVRRNVFTIAPGAPFLETFVEAFLAGEIVSGLSRETPPLAMARTTIYVPTQRAARALRTQFARAFDKGATLLPRILPLGGLEERETTALFGDFSDDFDAAALPQIEELERRLLLAQLIVKWSEAVGAAIVSADGQGDFIYDESEPFLVASSPAGAYALAADLSALIDEFIIEDIPADAIDRAIDDSAFDPYWSITTTFLRIALQQWPQMLQEMGRIDASARQKRLIEAQIAKLSESQDHAPVIAIGSTGAQPTTARLLSAIAARDNGAVVLPGLGLDMSDAAWAQVGEGDGEPAFTHPQTMLKRLLGVMQLTREDVRELSTSDMRAERRRLVSQAMLPADATAVWRDFRSAHSASFDAALDGVALLEAPDEQAEALALALFLREALETPGQTAALVTPDRTIARRVAAELRRFEIEIDDSGGASLASTQAGALARELAGIGATGLDAIAIASLLAHPLTRLGHTREEIAALAPRVEIGALRGLPASAAGYAQRAAEAQRAAGDWRAHPAARRIDAAQWAQIESLLQDMEAALAPLLALRDAQDLRAFARAHRAAFEAIAQGAEESDDEGAVALFDLFERLARADAPSGFTASAYAALFDRIAFETTLRGPRRAHPRLKILGPLEARLIDADLMLLAGLDESIWPPQTETGAFLNRSMRAQLGLSPPERRIGQSAHDFMMGLGATRVVLSRAAKRDGSPTVASRFLTRLEALAGEAIDACRARGAKMLALATALDQPGVDEATALSRPAPRPPIELRPKSLSVTRIEVLRRDPYAIFAEHILRLKPLDPLGVEIGPREIGTAIHETLETFVTSHPSGPLPPTAREELQGIARACLKEFLSDPAFETFVWPRLMAGLDHALDFETQRREEGGVIFIEKSASWALPLIDGSSFTLTAKADRIEIGPDKRACVFDYKTGKPPSMKQVQAGFAPQLTLEAAMVEAGAFKEIGAHVVSGAAYVGLKDGGKTQALKFDGASFEEVVAKHAQELVKMLSQYRNPETPYPSRPFVALVAHEGDYDHLARVKEWSRGGGEGA
- the tsaE gene encoding tRNA (adenosine(37)-N6)-threonylcarbamoyltransferase complex ATPase subunit type 1 TsaE → MTDEAAGKTVWRVEVRDEAATAALAQDLASLLESGDTVTLAGDLGAGKTTFARALIRKLMEDPAVEAPSPTFTLMQVYESDQVRIVHADFYRIDSSSELSGLGWEEAVEDAIVLVEWAERAPEVLPPDRLDVRLSFADVDNRDARRVTISGHGAFAQRLASFKALREFLRREGWSDVKRSFLMGDASTRAYETLEKPEGQRAILMISPPRPDGPPIRYGKSYSAIARLAENVKPFVAMANGLRAHGLSAPEIYGEDIAAGLLIVEDLGREGVVDENGPIHERYLEAAGALAHLHSQKLPDTLPVDGAGNYHIPPYDMDALLVEVDLLLEWYVAHKKASVASGARAIFANLWRQALLEIASAQPTWTLRDYHSPNLIWLDGREGIKRVGVIDFQDCVLGHPAYDMASLGQDARVTVPDQLEVRLLAHYAKLRRDADETFDMAAFAKAYMTLAAQRATKVLGIFARLNQRDGKPQYLAHMPRVEAYLKKSLRHPALAEINAWYEANLPGLFSDG
- a CDS encoding nucleotidyltransferase family protein, which gives rise to MVFAAGLGTRMRPLTDQTPKPLVTVAGRTLIDRALDDLARAGVETAIVNVHHLADQIEAHLTDRREPRIVISDERAVLLDQGGGIKKVLSLIGEDPFFICNTDAFWFDAPQPNLIALAQAWNADDMDAALLLAPTQGSVGVDWDGDFDLSHEGRIIRRAGPKPYVYSGVGLIKPQLFAQESSDVFKLAPFFFSAAERGRLFGVVSTGLWLHVGTVAAIAEAEKAIHAQGR